Proteins encoded together in one Corynebacterium liangguodongii window:
- a CDS encoding ComEA family DNA-binding protein, giving the protein MSAIDRITELTRPTGEEDALAVTYPASRLRVEPRQATAAAVVVVALVAGWALIRPTVDSAPPEPTWPPAAQESPKQVVVSVVGEVAKPGLVTLEEGSRVADALAAAEPHPHADLIALNQAQLLVDGQQIHVLAQGSAPPALGPAPQAAGGQDGVLSLNTATAAELVELPGVGEATAAAIIAHREASGPYTSVEQLLDVKGIGPAKFEALKGLVGV; this is encoded by the coding sequence ATGAGCGCCATAGACCGCATCACAGAGCTCACCCGGCCGACGGGCGAGGAAGACGCTTTGGCCGTGACCTATCCCGCCTCGCGGCTGCGCGTCGAGCCCCGCCAGGCGACCGCCGCTGCCGTCGTGGTCGTCGCGCTCGTGGCGGGGTGGGCGCTTATCCGCCCGACCGTCGACTCGGCTCCGCCCGAGCCCACCTGGCCGCCCGCAGCGCAGGAGTCACCGAAGCAGGTTGTGGTCTCCGTCGTCGGCGAGGTGGCCAAGCCCGGGCTTGTGACCCTCGAGGAGGGCTCCCGCGTCGCCGACGCGCTAGCGGCCGCCGAGCCGCACCCGCACGCGGATCTCATCGCGCTCAACCAGGCGCAACTTCTTGTCGACGGCCAACAGATCCACGTCCTCGCCCAAGGATCGGCCCCGCCTGCGCTAGGCCCCGCCCCCCAAGCAGCCGGCGGCCAGGACGGCGTTCTCTCGCTGAACACCGCCACGGCCGCGGAGCTCGTGGAGTTGCCGGGGGTCGGGGAAGCCACCGCCGCGGCGATCATCGCCCACAGGGAGGCGAGCGGGCCGTATACCTCGGTGGAGCAGCTGCTCGACGTCAAGGGCATCGGTCCTGCCAAGTTTGAAGCGCTCAAGGGCCTGGTGGGGGTCTAG